Part of the Aquabacterium sp. NJ1 genome, CACCTATCGCCCGCACCGCCAGCCCATCCCGCTGATCTCGCCGGAGCAGCGCATTGGCGTGCCGTACATCGCGATCGACCCGGCCAAGATCGCCGCCATCGTGATCACCGAGAAGGCAGACAGCCCCTCCAATGTGCTGCCACCGGATGCCGAAACGCAGGCCATCGCGGGTCACCTCGACGAGTTCCTGCGCAACGAGGTGCGCGTCGGGCGCCTGTCGGCCTCGCTGCAGCCGCTGCAATCGGGCATCGGCACGATTTCCAATGCGGTGCTGCACGGCCTGATCGACTCGCCCTTCCGGGACATCCGCATGTACTCCGAGGTGCTGCAAGACAGCGCCATCGAGTTGCTGGACAGCGGGCGCATGACCTTCGCGTCGGCTTCGTCCATCACCTTGTCCAAGCCGACGTACGAGCGCGTGCTCAACCACATCAATGACTACAAGCCGCGCCTGGTGCTGCGCCCACAGGAGATCAGCAACCACCCCGAGGTGATCCGCCGCCTGGGCCTGATCACCATCAACACGGCGCTGGAGTTCGACATTTATGGCAACGTGAACTCCACGCACGTGAGCGGCACGCACATGATGAACGGCATTGGCGGTTCGGGCGACTTTGCGCGCAATGCCCACCTGTCGGTGTTCGTGACCAAGTCGATCGCCAAGGGTGGTGCCATTTCAAGCGTGGTGCCCATGGTTTCCCACGTGGACCATACCGAGCACGATGTGGACGTGCTGGTGACCGAGCATGGCCTGGCCGATCTGCGGGGCCTGGCGCCGCGCGAGCGGGCGGTGGAGATCATTCGCCACTGCGCAGACCCCGCCTACCGAGGCGCCCTGGAAGACTATTTCACCACCGCCTGCCGCCTGGGTGGACACACGCCCCACATCCTCACGGAAGCGCTGGCCTGGCACGCACGGTTCAACGAATGCGGCACGATGCAGGCGCGCTGAGCTTGCGCTGAGGATGCGCTGAAGGCGCATGTCAAGCGGGCTTTACCTTGAACCTCGGCGCAAGCCGGGGTGACATGCCAGAATCGGGTGACACCAGGGCAAGAAGGCCCTCAAGCAGCACCCGTCATGAGCAATTCGACCCGCCGCCCGATCAACATTCCCATCCGCGTTGAAGCGCCGGTGCAGCGTGAACACCATCACGCGGAACACCAGCACAGTGGCGACGCGTGCTGCTCACATGAGCACGATCACGGGCACGAACATGGACATGCGCACGCGCAAGAAATCGACTGCTGCGTGCCCGGCGATTTGCTGACGCCGGCGTCGCCCCCACAAGCGGCCCCCGAGGGCGCCAGCAAGGTCCGGTTCCGCATCGACAAGATGGACTGCCCGACCGAGGAGCGGCTCATCCGCAACCGGCTGGAGCCCATGACGGGCGTGATCCGGCTGGACTTCAACCTGCTGGCGCGCGAACTCACCGTTTTTCATGAACTGGAAGGCACGGCCAAGCTGGAGGCCGCGCTGACCGAACTCGACATGGCGCCCCGCCTGCTCGAAGCCGGGCAAGTCGCCGCGCCCTTGCCTGAGGCCCTGCCGCTTCATGCCCGGTTGCAACTGGGCGCAGCGGGCCTGGCGGCACTGGGCGCCGAGGCGCTGCACTGGCACATGGGTGAGGAACAGACCTGGGGCGTCGCCTTGCTGGCCGGGCTGGCCGTGGCCCTCGCCGGTGGCCCCACCCTCAAGAAGGGCTGGATCGCGCTGCGGCACCTCACACTCAACATCTACTTCCTGATGACGCTGGCGGTCGCTGGCGCCGTGCTGATTGGCAACTGGTCCGAGGCGGCCATGGTGATCGTGCTGTTTGCGATTGCCGAAGCCATTGAAGCGCTGTCGCTGGAGCGAGCACGCAAGGCCGTGCACGCCTTGAGCGCCCTCGCGCCGGATACCGCCATGGTGTGGCGTCAGTCGCGCTGGCAAAACAGCGAGGTTGGGCACATTGCCGAGGGGGACATGATCATGGTGCGAACCGGCGAGCGCATCGCGCTGGACGCACGCGTGATCAAAGGCCATGCCAGCGTCAACCAGGCGCCGATCACCGGCGAGAGCATGCCCGTGGACAAGCAGCCTGGTGACACGGTGTACGCCGGCACCATCGTGTCGGATGGCGTCATCGAAGCACAGGTCACGGCCACAGCCGGGCACAGCACCCTGGCGCGCATCGCCTCGGCCATCCAGGAAGCGCAGGCCCAACGCGCACCCACCCAGCGTTTCGTGGATCAGTTCGCGCGCTATTACACGCCCGCCGTGGTCGTGCTGGCCGCTCTGGTCGCGCTGCTGGGGCCGTGGTTGATCGGTGGC contains:
- a CDS encoding acetyl-CoA hydrolase/transferase family protein, with the translated sequence MYEDRIRLASLRNKVMSAHDAAELFENGMTVGMSGFTRAGDCKAVPLALADRARQEHLQITLMTGASLGNDTDKTLTEANAISRRLPFQVDATLRQKINAGEVMFLDQHLSETVEQLRSKQLPGVDIAVIEATAITENGAIVPTTSVGNSASFAILAKKVIVEINLKMPTQLEGLHDIFIPTYRPHRQPIPLISPEQRIGVPYIAIDPAKIAAIVITEKADSPSNVLPPDAETQAIAGHLDEFLRNEVRVGRLSASLQPLQSGIGTISNAVLHGLIDSPFRDIRMYSEVLQDSAIELLDSGRMTFASASSITLSKPTYERVLNHINDYKPRLVLRPQEISNHPEVIRRLGLITINTALEFDIYGNVNSTHVSGTHMMNGIGGSGDFARNAHLSVFVTKSIAKGGAISSVVPMVSHVDHTEHDVDVLVTEHGLADLRGLAPRERAVEIIRHCADPAYRGALEDYFTTACRLGGHTPHILTEALAWHARFNECGTMQAR
- a CDS encoding heavy metal translocating P-type ATPase, whose amino-acid sequence is MSNSTRRPINIPIRVEAPVQREHHHAEHQHSGDACCSHEHDHGHEHGHAHAQEIDCCVPGDLLTPASPPQAAPEGASKVRFRIDKMDCPTEERLIRNRLEPMTGVIRLDFNLLARELTVFHELEGTAKLEAALTELDMAPRLLEAGQVAAPLPEALPLHARLQLGAAGLAALGAEALHWHMGEEQTWGVALLAGLAVALAGGPTLKKGWIALRHLTLNIYFLMTLAVAGAVLIGNWSEAAMVIVLFAIAEAIEALSLERARKAVHALSALAPDTAMVWRQSRWQNSEVGHIAEGDMIMVRTGERIALDARVIKGHASVNQAPITGESMPVDKQPGDTVYAGTIVSDGVIEAQVTATAGHSTLARIASAIQEAQAQRAPTQRFVDQFARYYTPAVVVLAALVALLGPWLIGGGAHHWVYQALVLLVIACPCALVVSTPVTVVSGLANAARQGILVKGGVHLEQGRLIKAVALDKTGTLTKGQPVLTDVVPLQRMNAQHALRVAASLEQRSSHPIAQALVEAWRERDPHGALWPVDQFSVLPGLGVKGRLQDQDWQLGNHRLVEDLGLCSPELEARLETLELQGKTAFVLMDSQGPTAVLTMADTPRPESRRAMEALKQLGVRAVMLTGDNQATAQHIAQQLGIEDVRGNMLPADKLKAIEELAQTHGPVAMVGDGVNDAPALARATVGIAMGAAGTATALETADVAIMDDDPLKVAQFIRLSQATSQVLKQNIALALGIKAVFLALALAGQATLWMAVFADMGASLLVVFNGLRLLRARA